In Leptotrichia sp. oral taxon 221, the DNA window GATGTTGATTTATATATTACTTCTATTGATAAAGGATTGACGGAAAAGGCGTATATTTATCCAGGTTTAGGAGATGCAGGGGATAGAATTTTTGGAACAAAATAATTTTCAAAAAAATAATTTCAAAAAATCAAATAATTAAAACATTGATAAAATAAGTCTTTGAAGTTATTTTTAGAAAAAAAACTAAAAAAATGAAAAAAAGTAGTTGACAATTTTTTGAAAGTATGGTATTATATTTCTTGTCCAGTGAGGATAAAAAATATAATACGGTGTATAGCGCAGCTCGGTAGCGCACCTGCCTTGGGAGCAGGGGGTCGCAGGTTCAAATCCTGCTACACCGACCATCTATAAAAATGCGGGAGTAGCTCAGTTGGTAGAGCGTCAGCCTTCCAAGCTGAATGTCGCGAGTTCGACCCTCGTCTCCCGCTCCATTTTTATTTTGGGTATTTAAAATTAAATAAATTGCATATTTATGGTGATCGTAGTTCAGTTGGTAGAGCGCCAGTTTGTGGCACTGGTTGTCGCGGGTTCAAGTCCCGTCGATCACCCCATAATATGAGCCATTAGCTCAGTCGGTAGAGCACTTGACTTTTAATCAAGGTGTCACTGGTTCGATCCCAGTATGGCTCACCATTTTAGTAATTAGGTGAATGCGAGAGTGGCGAAATTGGTATACGCACTAGACTTAGGATCTAGCGTCTTTGTACATGTGGGTTCGAGTCCCACCTTTCGCACCATTTGAATATTTTGTTAAGAAAAGGGCATAAGAGGCTCTATTTTTTTTTAATTTAATATTTTTATTATATGAGAAAAAAGATTATGACTTAGATTGAATATAGTTTAAAATATAATAAAAAATAATTTTGTGAATATATATAAACATAAATGAAAAAAAGACTTTGAAAATCAAAGTCTTTTTTAGGAAGTTATGAAGAAAAAGTTAAATTATTTATTCACCATTAGTATATCACATTATTTGTTAATAAATCAATAAAAATTTTTAAAGTTTATTAATAAAATAAAATTTTTATTTCGTTTTTTTAAGAAATGATGCAGAGGAATGATGAATTTATTTTATTTTTTTAGAGTTGTAAAAATTAAAATAATAAAAATAAAGAATAAAAGTTAGAAAAAAATATATAATTATGATTATTCAAAGAATGGAGTGGAATTGAGGTGAAAATTTGAAAAAGAGAAATGTGAAAATGATTTATCAGTATGATGGAAGCAAATTTTTTGGATTTCAGAGACAGGTAAATGAAAAAACGGTACAAGGAGAAATAGAGAAGGTTTTGAAAACGGTTTTTTCGCAAGAAGTAAATATGATTTCATCAGGACGGACAGATAAAGGCGTTCATGCACTTGGACAGGTTTCTAATTTTTTTATTGATGAGAATATTCCGTTGGAGGCGGTTGAAAGACAGATAAATAAAGCTTTGTATGGGGAAGTGAAAGTTTTGGCGATTGAAGAGGTGGATGAGAATTTTAATTCGAGATATGATGCGAAGAGTAGAAAATATGTTTATGTGATGAAGTCTGAGAGAGTGATAACACCATTTGAGACGCATTGTGTGACAAAGATTAAAGATGATGTGAAAACGGATAAATTACAGGAAATTATGGAAATTTTTGTGGGGAAACATGATTTTAGTAGTTTTATGAAAAAAGATAAAGTGAAGAAAAATCCTGTGAGAGAAATATTTTCTGTGAAATGTTTTAAGGAAGAAGGAGATAGGATAATTATTGAAATTTGTGGAAGTTCTTTTTTGAAAACGATGGTTAGAATAATGATTGGATCGAGTTTGGCGGTTTATTTTGGAAAAAAAGATAGGAATTATATTGAAGAAAAATTGAAGAATCCTGATGTTGATGGACAAAAGATTTTGGCACCGTCAGAGGGATTGTATTTAGCAGAAGTTTATTATTAGGAAAGGTTTTATAGGAAAATTATTAGGAGTGGTGAAATGGAAGAAAAAGTTATTATGCGAGAATTACATGCTAAAAAGGATGAGAAAATCTTATTTGATATAGTTGAACATGAAAATAAAGTGTTTGGAGATGCGTCTATTGGGAATTGGAATGTTAAGCCGTTTGCAAAGTATGGGAAGATATATGCGACATTGATTCAAGATGAAAATCAGAATGAAAAAATTGTTTCTGTGGTGGAAGTTTTGAGTAGTTTTAATCGTGATAAAGCCTATATTTATGGAGTTTTTACTGTTCCAGAGTTTCAAGGGAAAAAATATGCTACAAAATTGTTAAAATTTGTGTTGGAGAATTTGGAAAAATTGGGAATTAAAAATATCGAATTAACGGTGGAAGTAGACAATGAAAGGGCTCAAAGATTATATAGAAAATTGCGATTTGAAGTTGTTGAGGAGCTTGAAAATGAGTACAGGGATAATTCTCGAAGATATTTAATGGGAATTTATTTGGAAAAGTAAATTTGTAAATTGTTGAAATTGAAATTATATATTTTTTATGATTAATGAAAAACATTTGAGTATTAAAAAAAATAATGTTATGATTAATATTGGTTTTATTATCAAAATATATTTGATTTAGATAATTATTAATAAAAAAAGTTTATTTTTTATAGATAAAGATTAATAAAATATATTGATTTAGATTATGAAAAATTTGGAAATATTACAATTTTGGGGAAATTTTGCTATAATAATAAAGTTAGATTGAGGTGAAATTTATGAAAACAGTGCTGATAACGGGGGCAAGTAGTGGAATAGGTCGAGAATTGGCAAAAGTATATGCGAGAAACGGTTTTAATTTGGTGTTAGTTGGAAGAAGAGAGAATCGATTGGATGAATTAAAAAAAGAAATTCTTGAGGATATAAATTCTGGAATTTTGATTAATGGGTTGGTCTTGGATTTGGCTAGGAGTGAAAGTATTCAAAGATTGGTTGATTTTTTGGAGGAAAAGGGTATTCAGGTTGATGTTCTTGTTAACAATGCTGGAGTGGGTATTTTTGGGAAGTTTTCGGATTTATCGAATGAGGAATTTGAGAAGAATTTGAAATTGATAGATGTAAATGTGAAAGCACTTGTTGAGCTTACGTGGATTTTTTTACGAAAAATGAAGGAAAGGAATGAGGGAGGGATTTTGAATGTGGCATCAGTTGCATCGTTTCAGCCTGGTGGACCGTTGATGGCGACGTATTATGCTAGTAAATCGTTTGTTTTGACTTTTACTGAAGGAATTCGTGAAGAAATGAGAGGTTCAAATGTGAGAATTTCGACATTGTGTCCTGGTCCGACAATGACTGAATTTGAAAAAATGGAAGAGATAAGTGGCATATTTAATAAAATGAAGACAATGAGTGCGAAAAAAGTTGCAGAAATAGCTTATAGAGATTTTTCTCGTGGGAAAAGTATAATTATTCCTGGCAAATTGAATAAAATTGCGGTTTTCTTTGGAAAATTTATTCCGAGAAACTTAGCTTTGAAAATTGTAAAAAAAATACAAGAAAAAAAGTAGAGAAATGTGATATAATGTATTTAAGAAATAAGCAATTTAGGGAAGGGAATGAAATGGAAAAAAAGTATTTTGAGAGTTTCGATGGTTTACAAATACCGTATTTACTTTTTGAATCAAAAAGAGTTGATGCGAAAAATAATGTGATTATATTTCATGGAATGACAGAACCAGTTACGAGATACGAGGAATTTGGAGAGTTTTTGGCGGCGAATGGGTATAATGTTTATGTTATGGAGATTCGAGGTCATGGAGATTTGAAAGATAGTGAAATCGGTGATTTTGGGAAAAAAGGAATAAAAAATGTTTATAGTGATGTGGATATGTTTTTGGAACATTTGTCGCAATATGGAGTTAGTTCAGAAAATACTGTAATTTTTGGGCATAGTATGGGTTCGTTGATGGCTACAAAAATTGGAATTGAGAAAGATTTTAAATATTTTATTCTTTCAGGATGGCCAGTTAAGCCGAAAATACCTGTATGGAGTGCAAGTGTTGTTTCATTTTTTGAAAAATTGTTGTTTTTTAGGAAAAAGTCGACTTTTAATAAAATATTTATTGGGTATAATAAAAGTTTTGCACCAAATAAAAGTAAAGTGGATTGGTTGACACGAGATGAAATGGAAGCTAAAAAATATGAGCAAGATGAGTTTTGTGGATATGCAGTTTCGCCAAAATTCTTTTCTGGAATTTTTCAAATGATGAGAATAATTAACCGAAAGTATAAACAGATAAATAAAGATTCTAAAATTTTAGTAGTTTATGGGACAGAGGATAGAGCATTAAATTATGGGTATATAAATAAATTATTGAAAAATTTGAGAAAGAATAAAATAAAAATAGGAGTGTTGGAAAATAAAGATGGGAGACACGAATCTTTGAATGAGATTAATAAACATAAAATTTATGATGAAATTTTAGAATGGTTGAATTCAAAGGATAAATAATTTAGGATATAAAATATCATTTATATATAGAAGAATAAAGAAGGAGGAATATTTTTAATGAAATATCAAAACTTAGTAAACGGTGAATGGGTACATTCAGCAAAAGAAATTACTATTTATTCACCAATTAACAATGAAGAATTAGGAACAGTACCTGCAATGTCTCAAGAAGAAGTTGATATTGCTATGGAAACTGCTAAAAAAGCGTTAGAAGGATGGAGAAATCTTTCAGCTGTAGAAAGAGCAAAATATTTGTATAAAGCAGCTGATATTTTAGAAAGAGATAAAGATAAAATTGGAGAAATTTTGGCAAAAGAAGTTGCTAAAGGTCATAAAGCGGCAATTGGAGAAGTTGTTAGAACTGCTGATTTGATTAGATATGCGGCTGATGAAGGATTGAGAACTTTTGGAGAAATCGTAGAAGGTGGAAGTTTTGAAGCAGGAAGCAACAGAAAATTAGCTATGGTAAGAAGAGAACCAATGGGATTAGTTTTAGCAATTGCACCATTTAACTATCCAGTAAACTTATCAGCTTCAAAAATAGCACCAGCTTTAATTGGTGGAAACGTTGTATTGTTTAAACCACCTACACAAGGGTCTATAAGTGGATTATTGTTAATTAAAGCATTCCAAGAAGCAGGAATTCCAGCAGGAGTATTAAACTCTGTAACAGGAAAAGGTTCTGAAATTGGAGATTATTTAATCGCACATAAAGCTGTTGATTTTATAAACTTTACAGGAAGTACACCAGTTGGTAGAAAAATTGGAGAATTAGCAGGAATGAGACCTATTTTATTGGAATTAGGTGGAAAAGATGCTGCGATTGTAGCTGCAGATGCTGATTTAGAAAAAGCTGCAAAAGATATTATTGGTGGAGCTTTCAGTTATTCTGGACAAAGATGTACTGCAATTAAAAGAGTTGTAGTTGTGGAAGAAGTAGCTGATAAATTAGCTAACTTGATTCAAGAAAAAGTAAGTAAATTAACAGTAGGAGATCCATTTGATAATGCGGATATTACTCCATTAATAGATACAAAATCAGCTGATTTTGTTGAAGGATTAATTAATGATGCAGTTGAAAAAGGTGCCAAAGCATTAACACCAATTAAAAGAGAAGGAAACTTATTATGGCCAGTTGTGTTTGATAATGTAAGTTTAGATATGCAAATTGCTTGGGAAGAACCATTTGGACCAGTGTTGCCTATAATTAGAGTTAAAGATTTAGATGAAGCAGTTAAAATTTGTAACGAATCAGAATATGGATTACAATCTTCTGTATTCACAAATGATTTCAAAAAAGCATTTGACATCGCTACAAGATTGGAAGTAGGAACTGTTCATATAAACAACAAAACTCAAAGAGGACCAGACAACTTCCCATTCTTAGGAATTAAAGGTTCAGGAGCAGGAGTACAAGGAATTAAATATAGTATCGAAAGTATGACAAGAGTTAAATCAATTGTATTCGATTATTAATATTTTAAATGAACTTTTTAGATAATTTTATTTAAGAAAATATTTAAGAAATAATGAAATGAAGAAGTGCTAAAATTTCTGGTTTTGGCACTTCTTTTATTAAAAATTAATATATTCTATAACTTGACATTCATCAAATAAAAGTTATACTTTTACTGAAAATAAATATTATATAGAAGGAATATGATTTTGAAGTATTCAGTGAGGAGAGAGTTATGCTAAAAGGTAAAAGTAGATGGATTATGGCATTTTTTATGTTTGTTGTATGTGGTTTATTAGCATTTTCGAGTGAAAATATGGAATTGGAAAAAGTTCTGATTTTTAGTAGACATGGATTACGTTCGCCATTAACGGCATCTGGAAGTAAATTGTCTAAAGTTACCCCATATGAATGGGCAAAATGGGATGTTCCAGCTAGTCATTTGACAAAAAAGGGAGCTATTTTAGAAACTTATTTTGGACAATATATAAATGACTGGTTGACTGAAAATAATGTGATGAAAACAGGAGAATGCTTGAATCCTGAAAATGTTCATATTTATACAAATAGTTTACAAAGAACGATTGCAACTGGTCAGGCACTTACTACTGGGATTTTTCCAGGGTGTGATATAAAAGCGGAACATAAAATGGAAATTGGCAAGATGGATCCAGTGTTTAATCCAGTGATTACGACTGACGATGCTAAATTTAAAGAAGAAGCATTGAAAGGAATGAAATTAGATAAAGGAAATGAAAAATTAAAGGGTGCGTACCAAACA includes these proteins:
- the truA gene encoding tRNA pseudouridine(38-40) synthase TruA, with the translated sequence MKKRNVKMIYQYDGSKFFGFQRQVNEKTVQGEIEKVLKTVFSQEVNMISSGRTDKGVHALGQVSNFFIDENIPLEAVERQINKALYGEVKVLAIEEVDENFNSRYDAKSRKYVYVMKSERVITPFETHCVTKIKDDVKTDKLQEIMEIFVGKHDFSSFMKKDKVKKNPVREIFSVKCFKEEGDRIIIEICGSSFLKTMVRIMIGSSLAVYFGKKDRNYIEEKLKNPDVDGQKILAPSEGLYLAEVYY
- a CDS encoding N-acetyltransferase — encoded protein: MEEKVIMRELHAKKDEKILFDIVEHENKVFGDASIGNWNVKPFAKYGKIYATLIQDENQNEKIVSVVEVLSSFNRDKAYIYGVFTVPEFQGKKYATKLLKFVLENLEKLGIKNIELTVEVDNERAQRLYRKLRFEVVEELENEYRDNSRRYLMGIYLEK
- a CDS encoding SDR family oxidoreductase: MKTVLITGASSGIGRELAKVYARNGFNLVLVGRRENRLDELKKEILEDINSGILINGLVLDLARSESIQRLVDFLEEKGIQVDVLVNNAGVGIFGKFSDLSNEEFEKNLKLIDVNVKALVELTWIFLRKMKERNEGGILNVASVASFQPGGPLMATYYASKSFVLTFTEGIREEMRGSNVRISTLCPGPTMTEFEKMEEISGIFNKMKTMSAKKVAEIAYRDFSRGKSIIIPGKLNKIAVFFGKFIPRNLALKIVKKIQEKK
- a CDS encoding alpha/beta fold hydrolase, producing the protein MEKKYFESFDGLQIPYLLFESKRVDAKNNVIIFHGMTEPVTRYEEFGEFLAANGYNVYVMEIRGHGDLKDSEIGDFGKKGIKNVYSDVDMFLEHLSQYGVSSENTVIFGHSMGSLMATKIGIEKDFKYFILSGWPVKPKIPVWSASVVSFFEKLLFFRKKSTFNKIFIGYNKSFAPNKSKVDWLTRDEMEAKKYEQDEFCGYAVSPKFFSGIFQMMRIINRKYKQINKDSKILVVYGTEDRALNYGYINKLLKNLRKNKIKIGVLENKDGRHESLNEINKHKIYDEILEWLNSKDK
- a CDS encoding NADP-dependent glyceraldehyde-3-phosphate dehydrogenase; translation: MKYQNLVNGEWVHSAKEITIYSPINNEELGTVPAMSQEEVDIAMETAKKALEGWRNLSAVERAKYLYKAADILERDKDKIGEILAKEVAKGHKAAIGEVVRTADLIRYAADEGLRTFGEIVEGGSFEAGSNRKLAMVRREPMGLVLAIAPFNYPVNLSASKIAPALIGGNVVLFKPPTQGSISGLLLIKAFQEAGIPAGVLNSVTGKGSEIGDYLIAHKAVDFINFTGSTPVGRKIGELAGMRPILLELGGKDAAIVAADADLEKAAKDIIGGAFSYSGQRCTAIKRVVVVEEVADKLANLIQEKVSKLTVGDPFDNADITPLIDTKSADFVEGLINDAVEKGAKALTPIKREGNLLWPVVFDNVSLDMQIAWEEPFGPVLPIIRVKDLDEAVKICNESEYGLQSSVFTNDFKKAFDIATRLEVGTVHINNKTQRGPDNFPFLGIKGSGAGVQGIKYSIESMTRVKSIVFDY